AAGACGAACTCCCCATTATTCCTCTATACCACTTCGAATATACCTACGCAGCTAATCCTAGAATTCAAAATATCTATACCTCATTACTGGGGCACATTGATCTAAAAGAGATAGAACTTTCAAAATAAGCTGCCCTTTTCATCACCGCCGAAGACTCTGATCAGCTTTTGCCTAAGTCAAACAAAATATTGACTTAAACTTGAAAAAAAATGTCTTAAAAGCGAATCTCCTCACGAATCAATGAATTATTTTATATTGAAGCTGCGATAAATCAGAGATATAATATTTTTGGTTGAGAAAGGTCCTAAATCAAGGATCTTTGCCAAGATATCAAAGATATTTAAGGTGTAGGTAATGTTTCGTTATATAAAGAAGCGCTTAGTATTTAACTTGCTTTCTTTATGGATCGTCCTAACCTTAACTTTCCTGGTGATGAAAACCATTCCAGGAGATCCGTTTAATGACGAAGGTAGCAATACTTTATCCCAAGAAACTTTACAAATTCTTAAGGCTCGTTACGGATTAAACAAGCCCCTATACCAACAGTATATTCAATACTTAAAATCTTTGGTAACCTTAGATTTTGGAAACTCCCTTGTTTATAAAGACCGCAGTGTAACAAGTATTATCACTACAGCATTTCCTGCATCAGCAATTCTTGGACTTGAAAGCCTTGTTCTTTCTATCTTCGGAGGCATCTCATTAGGAACACTAGCAGCATTAAGAAAGAAGAAGCAGGGACGCTATATCCTTCTTTCTTCTATTTTACAAATTTCCATTCCTGCCTTTGTCCTTGCAACTATGCTGCAATACGTTTTTGCAGTGAAGATACCGATTTTCCCGATAGCCTGTTGGGGGAATTTCTCCCATACAATTTTGCCCTCCCTAGCTTTAGCAATCACTCCGATGGCATTCATCACCCAGCTAACGTTTTCCTCAGTATCTTCAGTCTTAAACAAAGACTACGTGCTACTTGCTTACGCTAAAGGGCTCTCGCCAATAAAAGTTATATTGAGACATATTCTCCCCTATGCGGTATTCCCTACCATTTCCTATGCTGCCTTTCTTGTAACTACAGTCATGACAGGAACTTTTGCGATAGAAAATATTTTCTGCATTCCTGGTTTAGGGAAATGGTTCGTCTGCAGTATTAAACAGAGGGATTATCCAGTAACACTAGG
The Chlamydia caviae GPIC genome window above contains:
- a CDS encoding ABC transporter permease, which translates into the protein MFRYIKKRLVFNLLSLWIVLTLTFLVMKTIPGDPFNDEGSNTLSQETLQILKARYGLNKPLYQQYIQYLKSLVTLDFGNSLVYKDRSVTSIITTAFPASAILGLESLVLSIFGGISLGTLAALRKKKQGRYILLSSILQISIPAFVLATMLQYVFAVKIPIFPIACWGNFSHTILPSLALAITPMAFITQLTFSSVSSVLNKDYVLLAYAKGLSPIKVILRHILPYAVFPTISYAAFLVTTVMTGTFAIENIFCIPGLGKWFVCSIKQRDYPVTLGLSVFYGAFFMLASLLSDLIQAMIDPQLRYSYKEAEQKINFSQENKHFEQNP